In one Streptomyces venezuelae genomic region, the following are encoded:
- a CDS encoding MFS transporter: MSARAWALLLVLCGTIFLEGIDIAMLAIAIPEIRSDLGLSTGTAAWVISAYVLGYAGFTLLGGRAADLLGRRRMFLAWLVVFMVFSGLGGFATEGWMLVVARFVTGVAAAFMTPAAMSIITTSYEEGPERNRALLIFAGTSAGGFSLGLVVGGLLTEIGWQWVFFTPVFFAGVILVAGLRLIPKRDDEAGAAAPRVARRFDLPGAATVAGAMLLLAFGVVRLEHGLSGWPLTLGAVVAGLVLGVFFVRVERRTDDPLVRLGILRTGSVARAGAGALLYLGAFMGFQFVLTLYLQELRGWSSWQTAVAMIVLGCDVFLSPTLTPRLVRRFGDRRVILGGFVMAAVAYALFLPVGADWPYLAMFPTLLLAGTGFALTLGPQMIAATDGVPEKEQGLASGLLQTASQFGAAIGISAVTAVYGLAKAGGGADGGEGVDLSAFRVALVVPLVMAVVGVVVAMGGVRKEGRGTVGSAEAEALAAGLTAEEARPAPAPNRSRSHNAPDRPRSGDPDRPRIGALSRPRSGAPESPTASPPCEAR, encoded by the coding sequence ATGAGTGCACGTGCCTGGGCGTTGCTGCTCGTCCTCTGCGGCACGATTTTCCTCGAAGGCATCGACATCGCGATGCTGGCGATAGCGATCCCGGAGATCAGGTCCGACCTGGGGCTCTCGACGGGTACGGCCGCGTGGGTGATCAGTGCGTACGTCCTCGGGTACGCGGGGTTCACCCTGCTCGGCGGTCGCGCGGCCGATCTGCTCGGCAGGCGGCGGATGTTCCTGGCCTGGCTGGTCGTCTTCATGGTCTTCTCCGGGCTCGGAGGCTTCGCGACAGAGGGCTGGATGCTGGTCGTGGCGCGGTTCGTGACCGGGGTGGCCGCGGCGTTCATGACGCCGGCGGCGATGTCGATCATCACCACTTCCTACGAGGAGGGGCCCGAGCGGAACAGAGCGTTGCTGATCTTCGCGGGGACGTCCGCGGGCGGGTTCTCGCTCGGCCTGGTCGTCGGCGGGCTGCTCACCGAGATCGGCTGGCAGTGGGTGTTCTTCACGCCGGTGTTCTTCGCGGGCGTGATCCTGGTGGCGGGCCTCCGGCTCATACCGAAGCGGGACGACGAGGCCGGCGCTGCCGCACCGCGTGTGGCGCGACGGTTCGATCTGCCGGGGGCGGCGACGGTGGCGGGGGCCATGCTGCTGCTCGCCTTCGGCGTCGTGCGGCTGGAGCACGGCCTCTCCGGTTGGCCGTTGACGCTCGGCGCGGTGGTCGCGGGACTGGTGCTGGGTGTCTTCTTCGTGCGGGTGGAGCGGCGTACGGACGATCCGCTGGTGCGGCTCGGGATCCTCCGTACCGGGTCCGTGGCACGGGCCGGGGCGGGAGCACTGCTCTACCTCGGGGCCTTCATGGGCTTCCAGTTCGTCCTGACGCTCTACCTCCAGGAATTACGAGGCTGGTCGTCGTGGCAGACCGCCGTCGCGATGATCGTGCTGGGCTGCGACGTCTTCCTGTCGCCGACGCTCACGCCGCGCCTGGTCCGGAGGTTCGGCGACCGGCGCGTGATCCTGGGCGGGTTCGTGATGGCGGCGGTGGCGTACGCGCTGTTCCTGCCGGTCGGCGCGGACTGGCCGTACCTGGCGATGTTCCCGACGCTGCTCCTCGCGGGCACCGGCTTCGCGCTGACGCTCGGCCCGCAGATGATCGCCGCGACGGACGGCGTGCCGGAGAAGGAGCAGGGCCTGGCGAGCGGGCTGCTCCAGACCGCCTCACAGTTCGGGGCCGCGATCGGCATATCGGCAGTGACGGCTGTCTACGGGTTGGCCAAGGCGGGTGGGGGAGCGGACGGAGGCGAAGGGGTGGATCTGAGCGCGTTCCGCGTGGCGCTGGTGGTGCCGTTGGTGATGGCTGTGGTGGGTGTGGTGGTCGCGATGGGCGGCGTGCGGAAGGAGGGGAGGGGGACGGTGGGGTCGGCGGAGGCGGAGGCTCTGGCGGCGGGACTGACGGCGGAAGAAGCCCGGCCCGCACCCGCACCAAACCGGAGCCGGTCACACAACGCCCCGGACCGCCCGCGAAGCGGGGACCCGGATCGGCCACGAATCGGTGCCCTAAGTCGGCCACGAAGCGGTGCCCCGGAGTCGCCGACGGCCTCACCGCCGTGCGAGGCCCGATAG
- a CDS encoding winged helix-turn-helix transcriptional regulator yields the protein MEEGTSKSLTNLPGTVDYGEADPFQWDTREDCQVRQILDRVADKWSLLVIALLDRRRLRFTELRREIDGISQRMLTVTLRQLERDGLVKRTVHPVVPPRVEYELTPLGGTLHHTIQALVSWTEEHQNEIAAARADYDARATEDG from the coding sequence GTGGAAGAAGGCACTTCAAAGTCACTGACTAACCTCCCGGGCACCGTGGACTACGGCGAAGCCGATCCTTTTCAGTGGGACACCCGCGAGGACTGCCAGGTGCGGCAGATCCTCGACCGGGTGGCCGACAAGTGGTCGTTGTTGGTCATCGCGCTCTTGGACCGCCGCCGCCTGCGCTTCACCGAACTGCGGCGCGAGATCGACGGCATCAGCCAGCGGATGCTGACGGTCACACTCCGGCAGCTGGAACGCGACGGCCTCGTGAAACGCACGGTGCATCCCGTCGTCCCGCCCCGGGTCGAGTACGAACTCACCCCGCTCGGCGGCACCTTGCACCACACGATCCAGGCCCTGGTCTCCTGGACGGAGGAGCACCAGAACGAGATCGCCGCAGCCCGTGCCGACTACGACGCGCGGGCCACCGAGGACGGTTAG
- a CDS encoding VOC family protein, giving the protein MTTLHWKLVIDAADPHDQAVFWAEMLGYEVEDNSALIERLLGLGAAPEAATLEFRGRRAWRDLIAVRHPDDPYDEASGTGLGRRILFQRVPEPKTGKNRLHVDVHSEPGTRDDQVARLEALGAAVERHVKEPGGEWVLMTDPEGNEFCVH; this is encoded by the coding sequence ATGACCACCCTGCATTGGAAGCTCGTCATCGACGCCGCCGATCCGCATGACCAAGCCGTTTTCTGGGCCGAGATGTTGGGCTACGAGGTCGAGGACAACAGCGCGCTGATCGAACGCCTCCTCGGTCTCGGCGCCGCTCCTGAGGCCGCGACGCTGGAGTTCCGCGGCCGTCGCGCCTGGCGTGACCTGATCGCCGTCCGACACCCCGACGACCCGTACGACGAGGCGAGCGGCACGGGTCTCGGCCGCCGGATCCTGTTCCAACGCGTGCCCGAGCCCAAGACCGGCAAGAACCGGCTCCACGTCGACGTGCACAGCGAGCCGGGGACCCGTGACGACCAGGTGGCCCGCCTTGAGGCACTGGGCGCCGCCGTGGAACGGCACGTCAAGGAGCCGGGGGGAGAGTGGGTGCTCATGACGGACCCGGAAGGGAACGAGTTCTGCGTCCACTGA
- a CDS encoding M28 family metallopeptidase — protein sequence MKLSVPGRTAAAAAIAVAGLLTTTAISNAAPAPEAAATPKAAAAPDISVDNVKAHLADLQSVADANGGNRAHGSAGYKASIDQLKKKLDAAGFTTSVQEFTAGGETGYNLIADWPGGDDGQVVMAGAHLDSVSDGPGINDNGSGSAAILETALTVAREKYQPTKHLRFAWWGAEEIGMVGSSHYVDSLAGGDRSKISAYLNFDMLSSPNAGYFVYDDDPTIEKTFKDYYAGKNVATEPDDEGDGRSDHAPFQQAGVPVGGLFSGAETTKSAEQAQKWGGTAGEAFDKCYHSSCDGVSNIDGTALDRNSDAVAYAVWGLSS from the coding sequence ATGAAACTCTCCGTTCCCGGACGTACCGCCGCGGCCGCAGCCATAGCCGTCGCCGGACTCCTGACGACCACCGCGATATCCAACGCGGCCCCCGCCCCCGAGGCGGCGGCGACCCCCAAGGCGGCCGCCGCCCCCGACATCTCCGTCGACAACGTCAAGGCCCACCTCGCCGACCTCCAGTCCGTCGCGGACGCCAACGGAGGCAACCGGGCACACGGCAGCGCCGGGTACAAGGCGTCGATCGACCAGCTGAAGAAGAAGCTCGACGCCGCCGGTTTCACCACCTCCGTCCAGGAGTTCACGGCAGGAGGCGAGACCGGCTACAACCTGATCGCCGACTGGCCCGGCGGCGACGACGGGCAGGTCGTCATGGCGGGCGCCCACCTCGACAGCGTCTCCGACGGCCCCGGCATCAACGACAACGGATCCGGCTCGGCCGCCATCCTGGAGACCGCGCTCACCGTGGCCCGGGAGAAGTACCAGCCCACCAAGCACCTGCGCTTCGCATGGTGGGGCGCCGAGGAGATCGGCATGGTCGGCTCCTCGCACTACGTCGACAGCCTGGCCGGCGGCGACCGTTCAAAGATCAGCGCCTATCTGAACTTCGACATGCTCAGCTCCCCGAACGCGGGTTACTTCGTCTACGACGACGACCCCACGATCGAGAAGACCTTCAAGGACTACTACGCGGGCAAGAACGTCGCCACGGAGCCGGACGACGAGGGCGACGGACGCTCCGACCACGCACCGTTCCAGCAGGCGGGTGTGCCGGTCGGCGGGCTGTTCAGCGGCGCCGAGACCACCAAGTCGGCCGAGCAGGCGCAGAAGTGGGGCGGGACGGCGGGAGAGGCGTTCGACAAGTGCTACCACTCGTCCTGCGACGGTGTGTCGAACATCGACGGAACCGCACTCGACCGCAACAGCGACGCGGTCGCGTACGCGGTGTGGGGGCTCTCTTCATAG
- a CDS encoding flavodoxin family protein → MTRKFLFVLGSARPEGNSEILARKAAEQLPSDVEQRWLNLAELPLPDFEDRRHEDGRPRARPRPVGDNEAELLDATLEATDIVIVSPLYWYSLSATVKRYLDYWDAWLETPEVAFKDTLKDRTLWGVTALAHREEEVAEPLIGTLRNTAAFFPMHFGGVLLGNGTRPGHVLEDTEALARAKTFFAQEPPLARYPYDN, encoded by the coding sequence ATGACCCGCAAGTTCCTCTTCGTCCTCGGCAGCGCACGCCCCGAGGGCAACTCCGAGATCCTGGCCCGCAAGGCGGCCGAGCAGCTCCCCTCCGACGTCGAGCAGCGCTGGCTGAACCTGGCGGAGCTGCCGCTGCCCGACTTCGAGGACCGTCGTCACGAGGACGGCCGCCCCCGGGCGCGCCCCCGCCCCGTCGGCGACAACGAAGCGGAGCTTCTGGACGCCACCCTGGAGGCCACGGACATCGTCATCGTGTCGCCCCTGTACTGGTACTCGCTCTCGGCCACGGTCAAGCGCTACCTCGACTACTGGGACGCCTGGCTGGAGACTCCGGAGGTGGCCTTCAAGGACACCCTCAAGGACCGCACTCTGTGGGGCGTCACTGCGCTCGCCCACCGCGAGGAGGAGGTCGCCGAGCCGCTGATCGGCACCCTGCGCAACACGGCCGCCTTCTTCCCCATGCACTTCGGTGGCGTGCTGCTGGGCAACGGCACCCGACCCGGCCACGTCCTGGAGGACACCGAGGCCCTGGCGCGCGCCAAGACCTTCTTCGCCCAGGAGCCCCCGCTGGCCCGCTACCCCTACGACAACTGA
- a CDS encoding ABC transporter permease: MSRAEIVKATDATDGTDTTAASGPTPPSTATPGGGARDARWIWTLGLFRSELGITFRRWRTLALLGVLAAVPILVGIAVKIETSDGSTIGGGGDEGGPAFIAQITNNGLFLVFTALAATLPFFLPMAIGVVAGDAVAGEANAGTLRYLLVAPAGRTRLLLVKYATTLTFCLVATLVVATSALATGALLFPLGEVTTISGTRMGFGEGLLRALMIALVVAVSLIGVAALGLFVSTLTSSGIAAMATTVGLLITVQILDQIPQLHALHPYFFSHYWLSFADLMREPVYWDDIIKNLQMQGLYAAVFGSAAWARFGAKDVMA, translated from the coding sequence ATGTCGCGGGCTGAGATCGTCAAGGCCACGGACGCTACGGACGGCACGGACACCACGGCGGCCTCCGGACCGACGCCTCCGTCGACGGCGACACCAGGGGGCGGCGCGCGGGATGCGCGGTGGATCTGGACGCTCGGCCTGTTCCGCAGCGAGCTAGGGATCACCTTCCGCCGCTGGCGGACCCTCGCACTGCTCGGCGTGCTCGCAGCCGTACCGATTCTCGTCGGCATCGCCGTCAAGATCGAGACCAGCGACGGCTCCACGATCGGCGGAGGCGGCGATGAAGGCGGACCCGCCTTCATCGCGCAGATCACCAACAACGGCCTGTTCCTGGTCTTCACGGCGCTCGCCGCGACGCTGCCCTTCTTCCTGCCGATGGCCATCGGCGTCGTCGCGGGGGACGCGGTCGCGGGCGAGGCCAACGCGGGCACCCTGCGCTACCTGCTGGTCGCGCCCGCGGGGCGGACCAGGCTGCTCCTCGTGAAGTATGCGACCACGTTGACGTTCTGCCTGGTCGCGACCCTGGTCGTGGCCACGTCCGCGCTCGCGACCGGGGCCCTGCTGTTCCCGCTCGGCGAGGTCACCACGATCTCCGGCACCCGTATGGGCTTCGGCGAAGGGCTGCTGAGGGCCCTGATGATCGCGCTCGTCGTCGCCGTGTCACTGATCGGGGTGGCGGCGCTCGGCCTGTTCGTGTCCACGCTCACGAGCAGCGGCATCGCCGCCATGGCGACGACCGTCGGCCTGCTGATCACCGTCCAGATCCTGGACCAGATCCCCCAGCTGCACGCCCTCCACCCGTACTTCTTCTCGCACTACTGGCTGTCCTTCGCCGATCTGATGCGGGAGCCCGTCTACTGGGACGACATCATCAAGAACCTGCAGATGCAGGGGCTGTACGCGGCCGTGTTCGGCTCGGCCGCGTGGGCGCGGTTCGGGGCGAAGGACGTGATGGCGTAG
- a CDS encoding ABC transporter ATP-binding protein, protein MPGTNGSSVGVAGSVEHVIETHALTKRYGKHLAVDRLDLTVPVGSVFGFLGPNGSGKTTTIRMLMGLIEPTSGHAQVLGRPMPRSTRSVLPHVGALIEGPALYGFLSGRDNLLRYDSADPTADPRTRRTRAEAALHRVGLTAAAGKKAKAYSLGMKQRLGLAAALLQPRRLLVLDEPTNGLDPQGMREIRTLVRELAAEGTTVFLSSHLLDEIEQVCTHAAVMTQGRLITQGPVAELAAGARGRLVVTTPDTGDAARVLKEHGVADLVVTEDRVTGEPPGQDESGREVELAELNAALVGAGVRVRGFGLERASLEDAFVALTGEGFDVAG, encoded by the coding sequence GTGCCGGGTACCAACGGCAGCTCGGTGGGTGTCGCCGGCTCGGTGGAGCACGTCATCGAGACGCACGCGCTCACCAAGCGCTACGGAAAACACCTCGCCGTCGACCGGCTCGACCTCACCGTCCCCGTAGGCAGCGTTTTCGGTTTCCTCGGGCCGAACGGCTCGGGCAAGACGACCACGATCCGCATGCTGATGGGCCTCATCGAGCCGACCTCCGGCCACGCCCAGGTCCTCGGCCGCCCCATGCCCCGCTCCACGCGCAGCGTGCTCCCGCACGTGGGCGCGCTGATCGAAGGACCCGCCCTGTACGGCTTCCTGTCGGGCCGTGACAACCTCCTGCGGTACGACTCCGCCGACCCGACCGCCGACCCGCGTACGCGCCGCACACGGGCCGAGGCGGCCCTGCACCGGGTCGGGCTCACCGCGGCCGCGGGCAAGAAGGCGAAGGCGTACTCCCTCGGCATGAAGCAGCGGCTCGGGCTCGCGGCCGCGCTGCTCCAGCCGCGCAGGCTCCTCGTCCTCGACGAACCGACGAACGGCCTCGACCCGCAGGGCATGCGCGAGATCCGCACCTTGGTGCGGGAGCTGGCGGCGGAGGGCACGACCGTCTTCCTCTCCTCGCACCTCCTCGACGAGATCGAGCAGGTCTGCACGCACGCGGCCGTGATGACGCAGGGCCGTCTCATCACCCAGGGGCCCGTCGCCGAGCTCGCGGCGGGCGCGCGCGGCAGGCTCGTCGTGACGACACCGGACACGGGTGACGCCGCCCGCGTCCTGAAGGAGCACGGCGTGGCGGACCTCGTCGTGACGGAGGACCGCGTGACGGGAGAGCCACCGGGCCAGGACGAGTCCGGCCGGGAAGTGGAGTTGGCCGAGTTGAACGCGGCACTGGTCGGAGCGGGCGTCCGCGTCCGCGGCTTCGGACTCGAAAGGGCCTCTCTGGAGGACGCGTTCGTGGCACTGACGGGGGAGGGATTCGATGTCGCGGGCTGA
- a CDS encoding LolA family protein encodes MAPYEPEKDTSEAGELRAGRRKAARYAVPIAVAGVAAATIGLVPALATSGDPDLPKVTAQELIEKIAASDTQQLSGNVKISTDLGLPSIGGMAGGFGGGGGTDRSEDGDDKGSAADPKSKLMELASGTHTLRVAADGPDKQKVSVLGDASEYSMIHNGDELWAYDSASNEAYHATEKGASSDKGASSEKGDKGHEAGKGAKDVPSTPADFAEQALKAVDDTTSVKVDGTAQVAGRDAYRLVIKPKQSGSTIGQITIAVDEKTGTPLKFTLTPASGGAAVVDAGFTKVDFGKPSASTFDFTPPKGTKVTEADEHGKKGHDFQDKGDKGGKEFDKGDLNEPKIIGEGWSTIAELKLPGGQGLPTAGSGDVPPDAQKLLDSLGDQVDGKFGSGTVFSTRLVNALVTDDGTVYMGAVTKDALVKAANEAH; translated from the coding sequence ATGGCACCGTACGAACCGGAGAAGGACACCAGCGAGGCCGGGGAGCTGCGTGCCGGCCGCCGCAAGGCGGCCCGTTACGCGGTCCCGATCGCGGTGGCGGGGGTGGCGGCGGCGACCATCGGGCTCGTCCCGGCGCTCGCCACGTCGGGCGACCCGGACCTGCCGAAGGTCACCGCGCAGGAACTCATCGAGAAGATCGCCGCGTCGGACACGCAGCAGCTGTCCGGCAACGTCAAGATCAGCACCGACCTGGGGCTGCCGTCGATCGGTGGCATGGCGGGCGGCTTCGGCGGTGGCGGCGGCACGGACCGGAGCGAGGACGGCGACGACAAGGGCTCGGCGGCCGACCCCAAGAGCAAGCTGATGGAGCTGGCGTCCGGCACGCACACGCTCCGCGTCGCGGCCGACGGCCCCGACAAGCAGAAGGTGTCCGTCCTCGGGGACGCCTCCGAGTACAGCATGATCCACAACGGCGACGAGCTGTGGGCGTACGACAGCGCGTCGAACGAGGCCTATCACGCCACGGAGAAGGGTGCCTCCTCGGACAAGGGCGCCTCTTCGGAGAAGGGCGACAAGGGCCATGAGGCCGGAAAGGGCGCGAAGGACGTTCCCTCCACTCCGGCGGACTTCGCCGAGCAGGCCCTGAAGGCCGTCGACGACACCACCTCCGTGAAGGTCGACGGCACCGCGCAGGTCGCAGGCCGTGACGCGTACCGCCTGGTGATCAAGCCGAAGCAGTCCGGCTCCACGATCGGCCAGATCACGATCGCGGTGGACGAGAAGACCGGCACGCCGCTCAAGTTCACCCTGACCCCCGCTTCCGGAGGCGCGGCCGTCGTCGACGCCGGCTTCACGAAGGTCGACTTCGGCAAGCCGTCCGCTTCCACCTTCGACTTCACGCCCCCGAAGGGCACGAAGGTCACCGAGGCCGACGAGCACGGCAAGAAGGGCCACGACTTCCAGGACAAGGGCGACAAGGGCGGCAAGGAGTTCGACAAGGGCGATCTCAACGAGCCGAAGATCATCGGTGAGGGCTGGAGCACCATCGCCGAGCTGAAGCTGCCGGGCGGCCAGGGCCTGCCGACGGCCGGTTCGGGCGACGTCCCGCCGGACGCGCAGAAGCTCCTCGACTCGCTGGGCGACCAGGTCGACGGCAAGTTCGGCTCCGGCACGGTCTTCTCGACTCGCCTGGTCAACGCCCTCGTCACCGACGACGGCACCGTCTACATGGGCGCGGTCACGAAGGACGCGCTGGTGAAGGCGGCGAACGAAGCGCACTGA
- a CDS encoding polyprenyl synthetase family protein codes for MTVVGPFGLSVRDQALEADVQVGLAAVEEGLLEATKSEVPFITEAAQHLVRAGGKRFRPLLVMLAAQFGDPYAPRVVPSAVVVELTHLATLYHDDVMDEADVRRGVASANQRWGNSVAVLTGDFLFARASYILADLGPEAVRIQAEAFERLVTGQILETAGPAEGRDPVDHYLDVLRGKTGSLVAVACRFGAMMSGADEAVVDVLTQYGERLGVAFQLADDVLDIASDSHESGKTPGTDLREGIPTLPVLRLRERAARLGLAEDIALCELLDSDLTDDARHAEALVRLRAHPALDDARRDTVSYAEGARAALGPLPEGDAKASLLELCDLVVHRAG; via the coding sequence GTGACCGTCGTCGGGCCTTTCGGGCTGAGCGTGCGGGACCAGGCTCTCGAAGCCGATGTCCAGGTCGGACTGGCGGCTGTCGAGGAGGGACTGCTCGAGGCCACCAAGAGCGAGGTGCCCTTCATCACCGAGGCCGCCCAGCACCTCGTCCGTGCCGGGGGCAAACGCTTTCGTCCGCTGCTCGTGATGCTCGCTGCCCAGTTCGGCGACCCCTACGCGCCGCGTGTGGTGCCCTCCGCCGTCGTCGTCGAGCTGACGCACCTCGCGACGCTGTACCACGACGACGTCATGGACGAGGCGGACGTGCGCCGCGGCGTCGCCAGCGCCAACCAGCGCTGGGGCAACTCCGTCGCCGTCCTGACCGGCGACTTCCTCTTCGCCCGTGCCTCCTACATCCTGGCCGACCTCGGCCCTGAGGCCGTCCGCATCCAGGCGGAGGCGTTCGAACGCCTGGTCACCGGCCAGATCCTGGAGACCGCGGGACCGGCCGAGGGCCGCGACCCGGTCGACCACTACCTCGACGTGCTCCGGGGCAAGACCGGCTCGCTGGTCGCTGTGGCCTGCCGGTTCGGCGCGATGATGTCCGGCGCCGACGAGGCCGTCGTCGACGTTCTCACGCAGTACGGGGAGCGCCTCGGCGTCGCCTTCCAGCTCGCCGACGACGTGCTGGACATCGCGTCCGACTCGCACGAGTCCGGCAAGACCCCCGGCACCGACCTGCGCGAGGGCATCCCCACGCTGCCGGTCCTGCGGCTGCGCGAGCGGGCCGCGCGGCTCGGGCTCGCCGAGGACATCGCCCTGTGCGAGCTGCTCGACTCGGACCTCACGGACGACGCGCGGCACGCGGAGGCCCTCGTCAGGCTGCGTGCGCACCCCGCGCTGGACGACGCCCGCCGGGACACGGTCTCCTACGCGGAGGGCGCACGCGCCGCCCTGGGGCCGCTGCCCGAGGGGGACGCCAAGGCGTCGCTGCTGGAGCTCTGCGACCTGGTGGTGCACCGGGCGGGCTGA
- a CDS encoding peptide MFS transporter: MSRTTAEYEPPAEPPGDPAPGDDHAFFGQPRGLLTLSGLEVWERFSFLGMQAILVLYFADSVANDGMGMDAGTAASVSAAYGTLVYLVSVAGGWLADRILGSYRAVLWGGILIACGHYSMAVPTATMTWVGLGLISAGTGLLKPNVASMVGKLYRTEDQRRDAGFALYYMAINVGAFAGPLITGWLGDHKGWHWGFSAAAIGMTFGLVQYVLGRRHLAGRKASAEFALPRDAMRRAVLMIVVGCAVVAALAGLLAAVGWLTMDRFVDLLTLISVIAPVVYFAVMFRSPRVTDDERRRLRPYVVLFLASVVFNFILFQAYSTMMLLAASNAETSILGYHFPASWYASALGAFEVALAPVVAAVWARMGPRQPHASNKIAFGVILGGLSFLLMVLPTSGHADDTYKMAAWWIVGSYLLLGLGDILLETSGMSATTKLAPKAFASQTMALWFLSLALANGIQAQVVKVYGEVSNPAYFGVNGAVAVVAGIAVIALAPWLRRTMHPVH; this comes from the coding sequence TTGTCCCGTACTACGGCCGAGTACGAGCCGCCTGCCGAGCCGCCCGGCGACCCCGCGCCGGGTGACGACCACGCCTTCTTCGGACAGCCGCGCGGTCTGCTCACCCTCTCGGGCCTGGAGGTCTGGGAGCGTTTCTCGTTCCTCGGCATGCAGGCCATCCTGGTCCTCTACTTCGCCGACTCCGTCGCGAACGACGGCATGGGGATGGATGCCGGCACGGCCGCGTCGGTCTCAGCGGCGTACGGCACTCTGGTCTATCTGGTCTCCGTGGCCGGCGGCTGGCTCGCCGACCGCATTCTCGGCTCCTACCGCGCGGTGCTGTGGGGCGGCATCCTCATCGCCTGCGGGCACTACTCGATGGCCGTGCCGACGGCGACGATGACCTGGGTGGGCCTCGGCCTCATCAGCGCGGGCACCGGTCTGCTCAAGCCGAACGTCGCCTCCATGGTCGGCAAGCTCTACCGCACCGAGGACCAGCGGCGCGACGCCGGTTTCGCGCTGTACTACATGGCGATCAACGTGGGCGCCTTCGCGGGCCCGCTGATCACCGGCTGGCTCGGCGACCACAAGGGCTGGCACTGGGGCTTCTCGGCGGCCGCGATCGGCATGACCTTCGGCCTCGTCCAGTACGTCCTGGGACGGCGTCACCTCGCCGGACGGAAGGCCTCCGCCGAATTCGCGCTCCCCAGGGACGCGATGCGCCGGGCCGTCCTCATGATCGTCGTGGGCTGTGCCGTGGTCGCCGCGCTCGCAGGGCTGCTCGCCGCAGTGGGCTGGCTGACCATGGACCGCTTCGTCGACCTGCTCACCCTCATCTCGGTGATCGCACCGGTCGTCTACTTCGCGGTGATGTTCCGCAGCCCCCGCGTGACGGACGACGAACGGCGCAGACTGCGCCCCTATGTCGTCCTTTTCCTCGCCTCCGTAGTCTTCAACTTCATCCTCTTCCAGGCGTACTCGACGATGATGCTCCTCGCCGCGTCGAACGCCGAGACGTCGATCCTCGGCTACCACTTCCCCGCCAGTTGGTACGCGTCCGCGCTCGGCGCCTTCGAGGTGGCGCTCGCGCCGGTCGTCGCCGCCGTCTGGGCGCGGATGGGCCCGCGCCAGCCGCACGCGTCCAACAAGATCGCGTTCGGCGTGATCCTGGGCGGCCTGTCGTTCCTCCTGATGGTGCTGCCCACCTCGGGGCACGCCGACGACACGTACAAGATGGCCGCCTGGTGGATCGTCGGCTCCTACCTGCTGCTCGGGCTGGGCGACATCCTCCTGGAGACGTCCGGGATGTCGGCGACGACGAAGCTCGCCCCCAAGGCCTTCGCCAGCCAGACCATGGCCCTCTGGTTCCTCTCCCTCGCGCTCGCCAACGGCATCCAGGCGCAGGTCGTGAAGGTCTACGGAGAGGTCTCCAACCCGGCGTACTTCGGCGTGAACGGCGCCGTCGCCGTGGTCGCGGGCATCGCCGTGATCGCCCTGGCGCCGTGGCTGCGCCGCACCATGCACCCCGTCCACTGA